A segment of the Hallerella succinigenes genome:
GAGATGCAGTTTTTTCCTGTTTTTGACATTTTGTGCCATTTTATTTATGTATTTTAAAACGTGCGAAAAAATATCAGGAATTAAAGAACTAGAAAAGTTTTAAATCAGGGAGGTAAAAATGCTGTATGTAGTTCTATTTTTCGTCATTTTAGTGATTTATCTCTTTATTAATAGGAAGAATAAAACTGATGAAGAACCTCCGGATTTTGATCAAGTTTTATCGACATCACAAAATGTCTTAGTCCCAGAGAAAAATCAGCAACCAGTCCAGGTTGCTAAACAGGAGCCTAAAAAGCAATTTGAAGGTGTTCCTAACAAACAGGGATTGTATCCGTCGGAATTGCTTTTGTTGTATTATGCTCCTAAGTATTATGTTAATTCAGATTCTTTCCCCAGTTTTTGGAATTATCAATACGGTATTGAAAATGTTAAGTCTTGTTTGGAAAATCTTGTCAATAAAGGGTTCTTGAAAAAAGAAATGAATCTTCAAATGAATTTAAATGATTTGAAAGTTGTTGATTTAAAGAATCTTCTAAAAAATAATTCTCTACCTGTAACGGGTAAAAAAGATGATTTAGTCAAAAGAATTATTGAGCAAATATCTCTAGATTCTTTAAATGCAAATTTGAAAAAATTGAGATTTTTGAGGACAGAGTCTGGAGAACAGGCTTTATGCGATGCTGCATATTTAGAGTATCTTGATAAGAATAACTTGAATGAAGTTTCTATTTTTGAAATGAGCAAATTTGTTCAACTAATGCCTCAGGTTGATTTTAGAAAAGGCATTGTTGAAATATTGGCAGAAAAGATAAAGAAATTTGAGGCATCATCAATATGTGTGGTAGCATTTAGGCAGCCTTGCTAGATGATTCTCTCGATTCCGATTCCCATTCGTAGGCTATCTTTACATCGACATAGGAACAGCTCAACATTATCAGCGACAGCATGTTGTTCATGTTCCTGAAGCCATAGGCAGTCCGTATCAGTAGCTTTATCTTGTTGTTCGTCGCCTCGATCCTTGCGTTTGACACGCCCAGCCTGATTGTGTTGAGGATTCCGTCGTAGTTACGCTTGATCTTTGCGTACAGATCCTTGACTGAGCCGATGCGTGAGTGGCTTGCACGCCACAGCCACCTGTCCAGATTTTCCCTGGCATCGTCATAGCCCATCTTCAGGATGATGCGCAGTTCCTCCTTGAGCTGGTATGCCCTGTAGAGACGCGGATAGCGGCTTGCTATGAGTTCTATTTTTCTCTGCTGGCTTTCGTTAAGGTTCTCTGGAGCCTTGCCCAGAGCGTACCTGGAGTTCTTTATCCCCTCCGCGGTGCGGTCCTTCGGGACGCTATCCTTCGTGGGCCTGCCTCGGCCCCGTTTCTGATTGCGGTTTTCCTTGCGGGCCTCCTTCCAGGCTTCCACACGGACCTTGTCCAGGGCTTCTGTCGCCCACTGTACGACATGGAAGCTGTCCACGCACCGTTCGGCATTGGGCAGGAACTCCTCGATGCTTGACCTTATCCACTTGGCTCCGTCACAAGTCACAAGCTCCACGCCCTTGCGCTGCTCTTCGCTGAGTTCCCTCATGAAGAGGTCCAGCACCTCCTTCCCGTAGCCCTCGTGGACCCAGATCACGCAGCGCCTGTCGTGATCCACTACCACCGTTATGTACTTGTGCCCTTTCTTGTAGCTGGTCTCGTCGATGCCTATGCGCCTGAAGATGCAGCCTGCCTTGATCGGCCTTGTGTCCAGGCGATCCCATACGCGGTCGGCAATTTCCCCCACGGTATTCCAGGCGATGCGTAGCTGCTTTGCGACAGCCTTTTTCGACATGCTGCATACGGCCCATGCGACCTGCTGCTCGAAGGCGTCGGTGAAGCCTGACCTGTGGCTTGCCCACGGCACCTTCACCGTTTTTACGCCGCATTTCTTGCACTTCACCCTGTAGGTGTCCATCCTGATGAAGCCCATCTTCGTGCCGAGATCGAGCGTCCGCCATACCCTCTGTTCCCGGCCGTTGTCGTAGAGCTTCCCTTTTCGCCCACAACAGCCGCACCTGCTGGCGTTGCCCTTGGTGAGTCTTACCGTGATGGTGACCGTGGTGTCGGTTTGCTCCTGCTTGACGACTGAACAGCCGTTGACATTGAAGATGGATTTGTATAATTTTGACATGGGCTTTTTCTTCTGTTTTTTTTGGCGATTAAATTTTAGAAAATAGCCCATTTTTTTTTGTTTGATTTAGGCGAAAGTCAACAAAAAAAGGGTGGCGAAGCCACCCACACATGTTGATGAAGAGCCAGAAATTTGCTACGTCAGGAGATTATGGTCTTTGCCGAAATTGCAAATTATGTCTTCACGAATTCTATTATGTAGAAAAACAGTATAAAGACGCATATTACTCCCTGTTGGATGTAATATTCTTTTGTCAGCTACCCATTTTTGTAAGCTTCCCCATAATTAGGACTGTTCATAACTAGACAAAAGGCAATTCCGCCTGCGTCAAAATGCTACCTTTGGTAGCAAAGGAACAGCCATGAAGAAACTGACTCATTCCGAATCGGAAATCGTCAAAAGCGTAAACGAACTTGAAGCTGGGGTGTCTGCAGATGAAATCTGCAGGCGACTCAACGTTTCCAGAGCCACGCTCTATCAATGGAAACGGAAGTACGGCGGTCTCGAGGTTAGCCAGCTTAAGAAACTGAAGGAACTCGAAGAAGAAAACGCCAAGCTCAAGAAGATGTACGCCAATCTCGCCCTGGACAACGAGATTCTCCGCGAGGTTATCGAAAAAAAACTCTGACGCCCGAGGCCCGCAAGGAAATTGTGGGCGAAATAGCAGAGGACCACGACATCAGCATTACTCGGGC
Coding sequences within it:
- a CDS encoding ISL3 family transposase codes for the protein MSKLYKSIFNVNGCSVVKQEQTDTTVTITVRLTKGNASRCGCCGRKGKLYDNGREQRVWRTLDLGTKMGFIRMDTYRVKCKKCGVKTVKVPWASHRSGFTDAFEQQVAWAVCSMSKKAVAKQLRIAWNTVGEIADRVWDRLDTRPIKAGCIFRRIGIDETSYKKGHKYITVVVDHDRRCVIWVHEGYGKEVLDLFMRELSEEQRKGVELVTCDGAKWIRSSIEEFLPNAERCVDSFHVVQWATEALDKVRVEAWKEARKENRNQKRGRGRPTKDSVPKDRTAEGIKNSRYALGKAPENLNESQQRKIELIASRYPRLYRAYQLKEELRIILKMGYDDARENLDRWLWRASHSRIGSVKDLYAKIKRNYDGILNTIRLGVSNARIEATNNKIKLLIRTAYGFRNMNNMLSLIMLSCSYVDVKIAYEWESESRESSSKAA
- a CDS encoding SAP domain-containing protein — its product is MLYVVLFFVILVIYLFINRKNKTDEEPPDFDQVLSTSQNVLVPEKNQQPVQVAKQEPKKQFEGVPNKQGLYPSELLLLYYAPKYYVNSDSFPSFWNYQYGIENVKSCLENLVNKGFLKKEMNLQMNLNDLKVVDLKNLLKNNSLPVTGKKDDLVKRIIEQISLDSLNANLKKLRFLRTESGEQALCDAAYLEYLDKNNLNEVSIFEMSKFVQLMPQVDFRKGIVEILAEKIKKFEASSICVVAFRQPC
- a CDS encoding transposase; this translates as MKKLTHSESEIVKSVNELEAGVSADEICRRLNVSRATLYQWKRKYGGLEVSQLKKLKELEEENAKLKKMYANLALDNEILREVIEKKL